From a single Pseudomonas sp. A34-9 genomic region:
- a CDS encoding MaoC/PaaZ C-terminal domain-containing protein, with the protein MSIEWHTLDREPSLPGLYARAATRRKITGTQLPDGGLRCWVDVDGKRLAAYRKVCGFVDDGLLPPTYPHILAFALQMQLLTAKAFPFPLLGLIHLSNRIRVLRPMGGIGRAQVSVRVHNLQPHPKGATFDVLTTLDDQLGPLWEAESQMLCRGVKLEGEAVEHTWEPSQSLVEVARWKAPADIGRQYAKVSGDYNPIHLSAASAKLFGFPTAIAHGLWNKARTLAALGDHLPKANLEIAVHFRKPVRLPSEVTLLASAAGSSGELRLVGAKDLEHMVGQWQPIA; encoded by the coding sequence ATGAGCATCGAATGGCATACGCTGGATCGCGAACCGAGTCTGCCGGGGCTGTACGCACGGGCGGCGACACGACGGAAAATCACCGGCACGCAATTGCCTGACGGCGGCTTGCGCTGTTGGGTCGATGTCGATGGCAAACGTCTGGCGGCCTATCGCAAGGTGTGTGGATTCGTCGATGACGGTCTGCTGCCACCGACCTATCCGCACATCCTCGCCTTCGCCCTGCAGATGCAATTGCTCACTGCCAAAGCGTTTCCGTTTCCCCTGCTGGGGCTGATTCATTTGAGCAACCGCATCCGCGTGTTGCGCCCGATGGGCGGGATCGGTCGGGCGCAAGTGAGCGTTCGCGTGCACAACCTGCAACCGCACCCCAAAGGCGCGACGTTCGATGTGTTGACCACTCTGGATGATCAACTCGGGCCATTGTGGGAGGCTGAGAGCCAGATGCTCTGTCGCGGTGTGAAGCTTGAGGGCGAGGCTGTCGAGCACACCTGGGAGCCCTCGCAATCGCTGGTGGAAGTGGCGCGCTGGAAAGCCCCGGCCGATATCGGTCGGCAATACGCCAAAGTCTCCGGAGACTACAACCCGATTCACCTGAGTGCGGCAAGTGCCAAGCTGTTCGGCTTTCCAACCGCCATTGCCCATGGTTTGTGGAACAAGGCTCGAACCCTGGCGGCGCTGGGCGATCATTTGCCCAAGGCCAACCTCGAGATCGCCGTGCATTTTCGCAAACCGGTGCGTTTGCCCAGTGAAGTGACATTACTGGCGAGTGCGGCGGGCTCCAGTGGTGAGCTGCGTCTGGTCGGTGCGAAGGATCTGGAACACATGGTCGGGCAGTGGCAACCGATTGCCTGA
- a CDS encoding collagen-like triple helix repeat-containing protein, which yields MKTQDVWCKSAIALALILSLGLAGCSSGGGGHHSSSGSSAADGTAGTGGTSGTGGTGGTGDTAGTGGTGGTGGTGGTGGTGGTGGTDPTNPTNPTDPTDPTNPTNPTTTPLVTTTLVQDVGKTVAGVGDGVGQIGDSLSGVPVVGGVVQSAANTAGNVVSTLGDGVANGIGKLSTDPKGLTTTVASVGGVVTDVGNGVSDLSGKLATATSSVPVVGGVVTKVAPLLDGVGEKVTMLGNTLDTTLSNGPTSQLTNKLGGSLVPVIAMVESTTDKIGDATGLGDPLKGVIAKVGGTVDALGDKVTDAGNGNALTNTLGGALSNTGTAVGKAGGLVSNGTGSGTDGGVGGGLGGGLGGTGLLQTVGGAVVNVGAGLNAGNTNGVVSAGGVTAVGLGNTVASLNTVLGGSGTPITATTSPLATVGATLGNGLNPVTSAVTNVTQQVGAATGIGSPVAGLTGQVGGAVSNIGGAIAATNNPVTTAVGGLVTNVGGTVAAVGGLVNGGASGGATGGAGGGLGGIVGGLTGALGGNKR from the coding sequence ATGAAAACTCAAGACGTGTGGTGCAAATCAGCAATTGCTCTGGCATTGATTCTCTCCCTTGGCCTCGCCGGTTGCAGCAGCGGCGGTGGCGGCCATCACAGCAGTTCCGGCAGTTCTGCAGCCGACGGCACCGCCGGCACTGGCGGTACATCGGGTACTGGCGGCACGGGTGGCACCGGTGATACGGCTGGCACTGGCGGAACCGGAGGTACGGGTGGAACCGGTGGCACAGGTGGTACTGGCGGCACCGGAGGCACCGATCCGACCAATCCAACCAACCCGACGGATCCGACCGATCCCACTAACCCGACCAATCCAACCACCACACCGCTGGTGACCACCACGCTGGTGCAGGATGTCGGTAAAACCGTCGCCGGCGTCGGCGATGGCGTTGGCCAGATCGGCGACTCCCTGAGCGGTGTTCCTGTCGTAGGTGGTGTCGTGCAGAGTGCGGCCAACACCGCCGGCAACGTCGTCAGCACCTTGGGTGACGGAGTGGCCAACGGCATCGGCAAACTTTCCACCGACCCCAAAGGCCTGACCACCACCGTCGCTTCGGTCGGCGGCGTGGTAACCGATGTTGGCAACGGCGTCTCTGATCTCAGCGGCAAACTGGCGACCGCCACCAGCAGCGTGCCAGTGGTGGGCGGCGTGGTCACCAAAGTCGCACCGCTGCTTGATGGTGTCGGTGAGAAAGTCACCATGCTCGGCAATACCCTCGACACCACACTGAGCAACGGCCCGACCAGCCAACTGACCAACAAACTCGGCGGCAGTCTGGTGCCGGTGATCGCCATGGTCGAAAGCACAACCGACAAGATCGGCGATGCAACCGGTCTGGGTGATCCGCTTAAAGGCGTGATAGCGAAAGTCGGTGGAACCGTCGACGCTCTGGGCGACAAGGTCACCGACGCCGGCAACGGCAATGCCTTGACCAACACCCTCGGCGGCGCGTTGAGCAATACCGGCACCGCGGTTGGCAAGGCCGGCGGTCTGGTGTCCAATGGCACCGGCTCGGGCACTGACGGTGGCGTGGGTGGCGGTTTGGGCGGTGGCCTCGGCGGCACCGGTTTGCTGCAGACCGTTGGCGGTGCCGTGGTCAACGTTGGCGCAGGCTTGAATGCCGGGAATACCAATGGCGTCGTCAGCGCAGGTGGCGTTACCGCTGTCGGCCTGGGTAATACCGTGGCTTCGCTCAACACCGTGCTGGGCGGTTCGGGCACCCCGATCACCGCGACAACTTCACCGCTGGCCACGGTGGGCGCCACCTTGGGCAATGGCCTGAACCCGGTCACCAGCGCTGTTACCAACGTGACTCAACAAGTCGGCGCAGCGACAGGTATCGGATCGCCCGTCGCAGGTCTCACCGGTCAGGTTGGCGGTGCGGTCAGCAACATTGGTGGCGCGATTGCCGCGACCAACAACCCGGTCACCACGGCAGTCGGCGGTCTGGTCACAAACGTCGGCGGTACCGTCGCCGCAGTCGGCGGCCTGGTCAACGGCGGTGCCAGCGGGGGCGCCACCGGTGGTGCAGGCGGCGGTCTGGGCGGTATCGTCGGCGGTCTGACCGGCGCCTTGGGAGGCAACAAACGCTAA